The following DNA comes from Miscanthus floridulus cultivar M001 chromosome 5, ASM1932011v1, whole genome shotgun sequence.
ttgaGTAGCATGCAAGAGAAGAAGGACCAGTTAAGGAAGATGGTGGTTCATAGTAGGTGGGActcattgaaggatgtgaaatcaaAGAAAGGAAAAGAGGCAACAACAACTATATTGAGTCCAAGCTTTTGGAAGGATGTGAAGCTAACATTGACTGTTTTTGAGCCATTGGTCAAAGTCCTCCGTTTGGTTGATGGGGATGTGAGGCCATCCATGGGTTTCCTTTATGGAGAACTACTAAAGGCAAAGAGACAGATCAAAGAGGCCTTTGGAAATGTTGAGGCTCGGTTCAAGGATGTAATAGCTGTTATTGACAAAAAGATGAATGGAAGACTTAATTCTCCATTGCATTTGACAGCCTATTTGCTGAATCCTCACTATAGCTATAGTGACCCATCAATCTTTGATCAGCCCAAAATATCAGAAGGGTTTATATCTTGTGTTGAGAAAATTTTTTATCATGATGAGGACATGCAGCATATGGCTGCCAACATTGAACTAAAGAAGTTTCAGAATAGAGAAGGACCCTTTAGCAAGAAGCTTGCTAGGAATTTTGAAAACTTTGATTACAACCCAGGTAGAGGTACTTCCTATGGCTCATGGCTGTTTGTTGTTTGCTGTTTTCTAAACTAATAGAGGTGTTTTTTATTTCAGCATCATGGTGGAGACTGTATGGATATGAAACACCAGCTTTACAGAAGATGGCTACAAGGATCCTATTTTTGACATCAAGCTCTTCTGGTTGTGAAAGAAATTAGAGTGGGTTTGAAGGGGTTAGTACCTAACTACCTATCTATTATGAACATTTCTGTTTCAGGCTTTCAGCAGCATTACAATTTAATTGTAGAACTGAGAATGCTCTTTTTAAATTGTAGATACACACTAAGAAGAGGAATAGGCTTACTACAACCCGCCTCAACAAGCTGGTGTATATCCAATTCAACTCCAAGCTGCTTAGTAAGAGAGAAAAGATCAAGTCAAACAAAATCACTGAGATACTTCAGTCTAGTGATACAACTGAAGCTCAAGGTTTTCTCCAAGAGGGTGGGGATGATTGTGCATTAGCTGACTTTAGAGATGGGGAGGAAGATGAGATGGAAGGTACCGAGATACCTTGGTCTGTCATTGGAGAGGCAGTGGGAGCAGATGAACAGCTTGAGCTGCGTAGAAGTGCAAGAGTGAGGGAGCTCTATGAAGGAGAAGAATTTGAGTCTGAAGAAGAAGAGTATGACGATGAGGATGTGAACTACAGTGACGAAGAAATATGAACTGCGGCTTGTATTGTACTGTCCTTTAGTTATAAATTGTGTTGTGCAGCTTGTATTGAACTACAGTGAGTGAGGGAACTATGTGCTTGTGCTGtcctttatttataaattgtgttGTGCACTTGTATTACTGTCCTATCCACTTGTATTATAATTACCAGCTGCTAATATGGTGTGCTCATGGATGGGAGGCTGCTGAAATCATCCAGATAAGTCACAACTtagtgttttctattttttttggaTGACAAGCTAGCTGTCTATTGACTAATTTACTAACTACTAGCTGTCAAAATATGTTGCAGGAGGCAGGAGCTAGGAACATGCAAGAAAGCAAGAGTAAGCCAGCTAGGAATCAGATATGTCTACTGCCCTCTTTTTCTACTTACTTATTACTGTGACTCATATAGTCATATATAGtagttatatacatatatatatagttatatacatagtatatatataatttatggcTATATTGCCAAAACGCCTAGGAGCGCCTAGGACCGAGTACTCCTGACTAGGCGCTAGGCAATGGGTCAGCGCCTAGATTCCGCCTAGCACCTAGCTGAACTTTGATTGACACATTCCAGGTGCCCACCATCTAAGATGCTTACTGTACAGAGCTCAGGTTTTTACAGCATGCCTGGTAGATCTCAAGGCCAAATTCCATAATGCAGTGCTTCATGGTGCTAGAGAGATGTCTATTTGGAGGCAGCTGGCGGTAGATCATTCTAAACTTGATTTGATTATATTGATCTATAATATTCTTTGAAAATTATTTTTTTCCCTATACTGAGTGCTATGTTTTTCCAAGATTCGCCGGTGCTTAGTATATCGTGTGTTAATTTGAAAGGTAAGATAGTTTAGGATCTACCAATTAGCATTTGGTAATATACTCTGGTTGACACTTTTAACAGAAAAATATGTACTTTAGTTTAGGATCTGCCAATTAACATTGGTACCTTCCCCTTCTGATTGTTTTTGGCGTTTGGTGTTTGAAAAGGTTCAAAATTCAAAGAAATGCAGTGTTTTCTGCAAGTTGTTTACTCAAATTTTGTTTTGATTACTTGA
Coding sequences within:
- the LOC136453232 gene encoding uncharacterized protein, with product MSHVSHTIEVIFDLVDKAIEEIGPDNMVQVVTDNAFNNMGAKRLLEEKRPHIFWTSCAAHTINLMLQGIGNLTRFKKVVDQAKAFTIFVYGHTRTLECLRYFTEGKEVVRPGVTRFASNFLNLSSMQEKKDQLRKMVVHSRWDSLKDVKSKKGKEATTTILSPSFWKDVKLTLTVFEPLVKVLRLVDGDVRPSMGFLYGELLKAKRQIKEAFGNVEARFKDVIAVIDKKMNGRLNSPLHLTAYLLNPHYSYSDPSIFDQPKISEGFISCVEKIFYHDEDMQHMAANIELKKFQNREGPFSKKLARNFENFDYNPASWWRLYGYETPALQKMATRILFLTSSSSGCERN